Proteins encoded together in one Campylobacter concisus window:
- a CDS encoding MBL fold metallo-hydrolase has product MKKSLLSLALFCTLAFCADDEVVSKQNDQVWIGSMGGCKLYVFSLKTTDAPVDKLIAKDEAQKELVANTKNLPNKHNVMFAKCDDYTALIDSGYEDSLENLKYDLQTFGNIKPEDLTYVIITHAHPDHIGGLIDGGKKTFKNAKLFIDEKEWDYWMKGKYERTKEILSLYKDDKSFFDHKKPLFDGALKIMAIPAYGHTPGHNMISFESDNDKIIFIADLLHVLAVQEVEPSISITYDIDPAQAAKTREKVLDGLEDETTKIVGAHMPYKSPITLPE; this is encoded by the coding sequence ATGAAAAAGAGTTTATTAAGCCTTGCGTTGTTTTGCACTTTGGCTTTTTGTGCCGATGATGAGGTGGTTAGTAAGCAAAACGATCAAGTATGGATAGGATCTATGGGCGGATGCAAGCTTTATGTATTTTCACTAAAGACGACTGACGCGCCAGTAGATAAGCTAATAGCCAAAGATGAGGCGCAAAAAGAGCTTGTGGCAAATACTAAAAATTTACCAAACAAACACAACGTAATGTTTGCAAAGTGCGATGACTACACGGCGCTCATAGATAGCGGCTATGAAGATAGCTTGGAAAATTTAAAGTATGATCTGCAAACTTTTGGAAATATAAAGCCAGAGGATCTAACCTACGTCATCATCACGCACGCTCATCCTGATCACATAGGTGGGCTCATAGATGGGGGCAAAAAGACATTTAAAAACGCCAAGCTTTTTATAGATGAAAAGGAGTGGGACTACTGGATGAAGGGCAAATATGAGAGGACAAAAGAAATTTTATCGCTTTATAAGGACGATAAGAGCTTTTTTGACCATAAAAAGCCGCTATTTGATGGGGCGCTAAAGATCATGGCTATCCCAGCTTACGGTCACACTCCAGGGCACAACATGATAAGCTTTGAGTCAGATAACGACAAGATCATCTTTATAGCTGATCTTCTTCACGTCCTAGCAGTGCAAGAGGTCGAGCCAAGCATATCTATCACTTATGATATAGATCCAGCCCAAGCTGCCAAAACGAGAGAAAAGGTGCTTGATGGTTTAGAGGACGAGACTACAAAGATAGTGGGAGCTCACATGCCTTATAAGAGCCCCATCACCTTGCCTGAGTGA
- a CDS encoding molybdopterin-dependent oxidoreductase has translation MQRRKFLKGSLALAATSFLGGCAFSGNGSVKPSLVQNGSIRTSAYWGMMDVSVKDGVVTGSKPLSVLSSIPNPLRGYTADMIYKCRIKHPMVRKSYLENPDSPKPELRGQDEWVQVKYEDAIKLVARELKKTRAQRGLASVYAKSPAWKSSGNFNSSTTLLARFMNLTGGFVGGLGDYSTGAGQVIMPHVMGGIEVYEQQTTWPVVLENSKVVVIWGSDPVATLRVGWTATDELGYKYLEDLKNSDKEIIIIDPIKSLTGNYFDGKAKWIAPVPNTDTAMMLGMAYHLYKSKNYDKEFLESYTVGFDKFLPYLLGKKDGKPKTPKWASKICGVSEKVIKELAVKMYKNRTMIMGGWAMQRAHHGEQPYWMLVTLAAMLGQIGLPGGGFGFSYHYSGGGVPTSTATVVGGINPADIGVIKDGKFKGYAKDVADERLKAEIEEMQAASFPVARIADVLLNPGKTIDHNGKKITYPDIDFIYWAGGNPFGHQQNLNKLKRAWQKPRTVVVNEIYWTPTAKMADIVFPVTTLYERDDITMVGDYSNQYIMPMKQVVAKQNEAKDDYQIFSDLSKAYADGVAEIYTDGAKEPLDFIKSYYDSAAKVINENKALGVKMPKFSEWWEKNEPTKFDSTAENEAWVRHAEFREDPILNALGTPSGLIEIYSETIANMNYDDCKGHAMWLEPAEWLGAKKKSASIHLLNPHPNVRLHSQLGITSLRDTYAVADREPILINTKNAKKLGIKTGDIVRVYNKRGEILAGAVVSDNVSYNVARLCEGAWYDPDEKGVCKNGCINVLTNDIPASKLSNANISHTTLVNIKKFKGEAPELSAFKEPKFSV, from the coding sequence ATGCAAAGACGAAAATTTTTAAAAGGTAGTTTGGCTTTAGCTGCTACATCATTTCTAGGCGGGTGCGCTTTTAGTGGAAATGGCAGTGTAAAACCAAGCTTAGTACAAAATGGCAGCATTAGAACCTCGGCGTATTGGGGTATGATGGATGTTAGCGTAAAAGACGGCGTTGTGACTGGCTCAAAGCCACTTAGCGTTTTAAGCAGCATACCAAACCCATTAAGAGGCTACACTGCAGATATGATCTACAAGTGCCGCATCAAGCATCCTATGGTGAGAAAGAGCTATCTTGAAAACCCAGATAGCCCAAAGCCAGAGCTTCGCGGTCAAGATGAGTGGGTACAGGTAAAGTATGAAGACGCGATCAAGCTAGTTGCAAGAGAGCTAAAAAAGACAAGAGCTCAAAGAGGCCTTGCTAGCGTTTATGCGAAGTCTCCAGCGTGGAAATCAAGCGGAAATTTCAACAGCTCAACTACGCTTTTGGCTAGATTTATGAACCTAACTGGTGGCTTTGTCGGCGGTCTTGGCGACTACTCGACAGGTGCAGGGCAGGTTATCATGCCTCACGTTATGGGCGGCATAGAGGTCTATGAGCAGCAAACTACATGGCCGGTGGTACTTGAAAACTCAAAGGTAGTGGTGATCTGGGGAAGTGACCCAGTAGCTACGCTAAGAGTTGGCTGGACGGCGACTGATGAGCTAGGATATAAATACCTAGAAGATCTAAAAAATAGCGATAAAGAGATCATCATCATCGACCCTATCAAGAGCCTAACGGGTAACTACTTTGACGGCAAGGCAAAATGGATCGCTCCAGTGCCAAATACAGACACAGCCATGATGCTTGGCATGGCGTATCATCTATATAAGAGCAAAAACTACGACAAAGAGTTTTTAGAGAGCTACACAGTTGGCTTTGATAAATTCTTGCCGTATCTGCTTGGTAAAAAAGATGGCAAGCCAAAAACACCAAAGTGGGCGAGTAAAATTTGTGGCGTTAGCGAAAAGGTGATAAAAGAGCTTGCTGTTAAAATGTACAAAAATCGCACGATGATAATGGGCGGCTGGGCTATGCAGCGCGCTCACCATGGCGAGCAGCCTTACTGGATGCTAGTCACTTTAGCTGCTATGCTAGGTCAGATCGGCCTACCAGGCGGAGGCTTTGGTTTTAGCTATCACTACAGCGGTGGCGGCGTGCCAACTAGCACAGCAACGGTCGTTGGCGGTATCAACCCAGCAGATATCGGCGTCATCAAAGATGGTAAATTTAAAGGATATGCAAAAGACGTGGCTGATGAGAGGCTAAAAGCGGAGATAGAAGAGATGCAAGCAGCCTCTTTCCCAGTAGCTCGCATCGCTGACGTGCTTTTAAACCCTGGCAAGACGATAGATCATAACGGCAAAAAGATCACCTATCCAGACATCGACTTTATCTACTGGGCAGGGGGCAATCCATTTGGTCATCAGCAAAATTTAAATAAGCTAAAACGTGCATGGCAAAAGCCAAGAACGGTTGTCGTAAATGAAATTTACTGGACGCCAACAGCGAAGATGGCTGATATTGTATTTCCAGTGACGACGCTTTATGAAAGAGATGATATCACTATGGTTGGCGACTACTCTAACCAATACATCATGCCGATGAAGCAAGTCGTAGCCAAACAAAATGAGGCAAAAGACGACTATCAAATTTTCTCTGATCTAAGCAAGGCTTATGCTGACGGCGTAGCTGAAATTTACACTGACGGGGCGAAAGAGCCGCTTGATTTCATCAAGTCATACTACGATAGCGCCGCTAAAGTCATCAATGAGAACAAAGCTCTTGGCGTAAAAATGCCTAAATTTAGTGAGTGGTGGGAGAAAAACGAGCCTACTAAATTTGACTCAACCGCAGAAAATGAGGCTTGGGTAAGACACGCTGAGTTTAGAGAAGACCCTATCCTAAACGCTCTTGGCACGCCAAGTGGTCTTATAGAAATTTACTCAGAGACGATAGCAAATATGAACTACGATGACTGCAAGGGTCATGCTATGTGGTTGGAGCCTGCTGAGTGGCTGGGTGCGAAGAAAAAATCAGCCAGCATTCACCTGCTAAACCCACACCCAAACGTGCGCTTGCACTCTCAGCTAGGTATAACGTCGCTTAGAGATACGTACGCGGTGGCTGATCGTGAGCCGATATTAATAAACACTAAAAATGCTAAGAAACTTGGCATCAAAACAGGCGACATCGTGCGTGTTTATAACAAGAGAGGTGAAATTTTAGCAGGCGCTGTGGTGAGCGATAATGTGAGCTACAACGTGGCAAGACTTTGCGAGGGCGCATGGTACGACCCAGATGAGAAGGGTGTTTGCAAAAATGGCTGCATAAATGTTTTAACAAACGACATCCCAGCTAGCAAGCTCTCAAATGCAAATATCTCGCATACGACGCTTGTTAATATCAAAAAATTTAAAGGTGAGGCACCAGAGCTTAGCGCCTTTAAAGAGCCAAAATTTTCAGTCTGA
- a CDS encoding Dyp-type peroxidase yields MSVNSQEVTQAPGNNTVFQTWVLKGDKKACKEGFAKLCALVVNLNKTAKVRFGANENVNCVLGVGHDAWKKLEISKELPKELVNFKAIKGDKHEAVSTKGDIHIHIRALNAADCFDMAQNIKEVLFKFAELTDETQGFKYHDGRAIIGFVDGTENPDGEDRDHFAKVGKEDAKFKGGSYVFVQKYFHKMKEWNATSVSEQEKVIGRSKEYDIEMDESVKPTNSHSAAANVGDDKKVVRGNMPFTEGSKTGTYFIAYASTFSTVELMLKKMFIGEPKGNSDRLLDFSTPVTGALYFAPTLDMLGDYEG; encoded by the coding sequence ATGAGTGTAAATTCACAAGAGGTCACACAAGCACCTGGCAACAACACAGTCTTTCAAACATGGGTCTTAAAAGGCGACAAAAAGGCATGCAAAGAGGGCTTTGCTAAGCTTTGTGCTTTGGTTGTGAATTTAAATAAAACTGCCAAAGTTAGATTTGGCGCAAATGAAAATGTAAATTGCGTCCTTGGCGTGGGTCATGATGCTTGGAAAAAGCTTGAAATTTCAAAAGAATTGCCAAAAGAGCTTGTAAATTTTAAAGCTATAAAAGGCGATAAACACGAGGCTGTTAGCACAAAGGGTGACATCCACATCCACATCCGCGCGCTAAATGCGGCTGACTGCTTTGACATGGCGCAAAATATCAAAGAAGTTTTGTTTAAATTTGCAGAGCTTACAGATGAGACTCAAGGCTTTAAGTACCACGACGGCAGGGCGATCATCGGCTTTGTAGATGGCACTGAAAACCCTGATGGCGAAGATAGAGACCACTTTGCAAAAGTCGGCAAAGAGGACGCTAAATTTAAAGGCGGTAGCTACGTTTTTGTTCAAAAATACTTCCACAAAATGAAAGAGTGGAACGCCACAAGCGTAAGCGAGCAAGAAAAGGTTATAGGCCGCTCAAAAGAGTATGACATCGAGATGGACGAGAGCGTAAAACCTACAAATTCACACTCAGCTGCTGCAAATGTCGGCGACGATAAAAAGGTCGTGCGTGGCAATATGCCATTTACTGAAGGCAGCAAAACAGGCACTTACTTCATCGCTTATGCTAGCACATTTTCAACTGTTGAGCTTATGCTTAAAAAGATGTTTATCGGCGAGCCAAAAGGTAACTCAGATAGGCTGCTTGACTTTAGTACGCCAGTGACTGGGGCTTTATATTTTGCTCCTACGCTTGATATGCTTGGCGATTACGAGGGATAA
- a CDS encoding DUF4230 domain-containing protein produces MSEYANLILAILLAILAFAFYRSNKALKKAKDDSENVSVSTEISQLKSIGELSVFQVYSKEIVTKTDHAFGNFGKEYLRWLVSEKKLSMIFEFEINFIYDLTSPKLEIMQIANSSYKIKMPPCKYKFSIADMKFYDEKNGKFIPFLLPDSLNGFFGSTFTEEDKNRLIEEARNEVKKMSVRLISQLQSKIHKSARDTLEAIAKSFGANKVEFVFDDSDEQINEQLNLENIA; encoded by the coding sequence ATGAGCGAATACGCAAATTTGATATTAGCTATCTTGCTAGCTATTTTGGCATTTGCATTTTATAGGTCAAACAAGGCGCTAAAAAAGGCAAAAGACGATAGCGAAAATGTCTCAGTCAGCACTGAAATTTCGCAGCTTAAAAGCATCGGCGAACTATCCGTTTTTCAGGTATATAGCAAAGAGATCGTCACAAAGACAGATCATGCGTTTGGAAATTTTGGCAAAGAGTATCTAAGGTGGCTAGTAAGTGAGAAGAAACTTTCAATGATATTTGAATTTGAGATAAATTTCATCTACGATCTAACTAGCCCAAAACTTGAGATCATGCAGATCGCAAACTCTAGTTACAAGATAAAAATGCCTCCATGCAAGTATAAATTTTCAATCGCAGATATGAAATTTTACGATGAAAAAAATGGCAAATTTATACCATTTTTGCTGCCTGACTCGCTAAATGGCTTTTTTGGTAGCACTTTTACAGAAGAAGATAAAAATAGGCTAATCGAAGAGGCAAGAAACGAAGTAAAAAAGATGAGCGTTCGCCTTATCTCGCAGCTTCAAAGTAAAATCCACAAATCAGCTCGTGACACGCTTGAAGCGATAGCTAAGAGCTTTGGCGCAAACAAGGTCGAGTTTGTCTTTGACGATAGCGACGAGCAGATCAACGAGCAATTAAATTTAGAAAATATCGCATAA
- a CDS encoding EamA family transporter gives MPEWFIYAALSAIFAALTAIFAKLGVKDIDSDFATFIRTIVVILMLVLLLSVAKKWQPLSSLSPKNWLFLILSGMATGLSWLMYFKAMQAGKVYQVALVDKFSVVLAIILAVIFLGERLNLKEILAVCLIVSGVFLLIFK, from the coding sequence ATGCCAGAGTGGTTTATCTACGCAGCTCTTTCGGCTATTTTTGCTGCACTCACTGCGATCTTTGCAAAGCTAGGCGTAAAGGATATCGATAGCGATTTTGCGACATTTATAAGAACGATCGTTGTCATTTTGATGCTTGTTTTGCTTTTAAGTGTGGCTAAAAAATGGCAGCCATTAAGCTCGCTAAGTCCCAAAAACTGGCTTTTTCTCATACTAAGTGGTATGGCGACTGGTCTTTCGTGGCTTATGTATTTTAAAGCTATGCAAGCAGGTAAAGTCTATCAGGTAGCGCTGGTTGATAAATTTAGCGTTGTGCTGGCTATCATTTTGGCTGTCATATTTCTTGGTGAGAGGCTAAATTTAAAAGAAATTTTAGCCGTTTGCCTTATCGTATCTGGCGTGTTTTTACTCATTTTTAAATAA
- a CDS encoding cytochrome c, which produces MKKIILSAIVACAAFGAGMNYTDVVKDVYADANSAKSIGRLLPTNAVEILQTSGDRAQIKVKGYQNPAVSNVVYFADGARIISVAFAKTAPFDIKVIKEGKNGKWNEVETTVFVQKDGFSTDVNAMFAKADKMYKESCGVCHALPQTTHFNANQWPSLLKSMIGRTAIEKKDEWLVIEYLQKHSSDVNLGK; this is translated from the coding sequence ATGAAAAAAATTATTCTATCAGCCATCGTAGCTTGTGCTGCATTTGGTGCAGGCATGAACTACACAGATGTCGTAAAGGACGTATATGCTGACGCAAACTCAGCTAAGAGCATAGGCAGGCTGCTACCAACCAATGCAGTTGAAATTTTACAAACAAGCGGCGACAGAGCGCAGATCAAAGTAAAAGGCTATCAAAACCCAGCCGTTAGCAACGTAGTTTATTTTGCTGATGGCGCGAGGATCATCTCAGTAGCATTTGCAAAAACTGCACCTTTTGATATCAAAGTGATAAAAGAGGGCAAAAACGGGAAATGGAACGAGGTAGAAACGACAGTTTTTGTTCAAAAAGATGGCTTTAGCACCGATGTAAATGCGATGTTTGCAAAAGCTGACAAGATGTATAAAGAGAGCTGTGGCGTTTGCCATGCGTTGCCTCAAACTACGCATTTTAATGCAAATCAATGGCCGTCACTTCTAAAATCAATGATCGGCAGAACCGCAATAGAGAAAAAAGACGAGTGGCTAGTTATAGAATATCTACAAAAACACTCATCTGACGTAAATTTAGGCAAATAA
- a CDS encoding molybdopterin-dependent oxidoreductase, giving the protein MNENRRDFLKKGATALAATPLLSGVTASNLFADEVKKGVVKNGETLTAAHWGMLKVTTKNGIAVKSEPIQKTSEIYNPLQHYTPDMIYKSRIKHTMVRKSYLENPDSPKPELRGIDEWVEVPYEEAIKLVAKELKKTRAQKGLQSVFAGSYGWKSSGNVHNSIILLHRFMNLSGGFVGSLGDYSTGASQIIMPHVVGSIEVYEQQTSWPVVLENSKVVVIWGANPLATLRIAWTATDEQGFKYFEELKNKKDIKVIVIDPIRSETAQYFDKAQWIAPVPNTDTAMMLGMMHYLYESGKYDKEFIENYTYGFDKFLPYLLGKTDNTPKNLEWASKICGIDKDTLKELADTFVSNRTMLMSGWGMQRAHHGEQPHWAMVTLAAMIGQIGIPGGGFGLSYHYSNGGAPTCKGAVIGGVNSASVGKFNEKGEFIGTDTGEFDKHGRFVAKAAAVAGTGQSWLQKATNYAFPVARIADALLHPGKVIDHDGKKITYPDIDFIYWVGGNPLVHHQDTNTNLKAWRKPRTVVVHEAYWTPTAKMADIVFPVTTEYERNDITMTGDYSNMNIVPMKQVVEKYREAKDDYQIFTDLCKAYAKNLVIAYTDNGKDEFDWIKEYYDAAYAQVKAVPELASDMKPFEEFWNENKPVTFASSQDSDSWVRLGEFREDPVLNALGTPSGLIEIYSDTIEKMGYDDCKAHPTWFEPIEWLGMKDKPAKYHMISAHPTDRLHSQLSQTSLRDKYAIANREPVWINENDAKELGVKTGDLVCVFNARGEVLAGAYVTKNIKEGVAKLAEGAWYDGFDSGICKNGSANVLTIDIPTSKLANGNISHTALVNIRKYQGDEAPKLTAFSEPKFSK; this is encoded by the coding sequence ATGAACGAGAACAGACGAGATTTTCTAAAAAAAGGTGCAACAGCACTTGCAGCTACACCTTTGCTTTCAGGCGTAACAGCTTCAAATTTGTTTGCTGATGAGGTTAAAAAGGGCGTTGTAAAAAATGGCGAAACTCTTACAGCAGCTCACTGGGGCATGCTAAAAGTGACAACCAAAAACGGCATCGCTGTAAAGTCAGAGCCTATCCAAAAGACAAGTGAAATTTACAATCCACTTCAACACTACACACCAGATATGATCTATAAAAGTCGTATCAAACACACAATGGTAAGAAAGAGCTACCTTGAAAACCCAGATAGCCCAAAACCAGAGCTTCGTGGCATCGATGAGTGGGTCGAAGTGCCTTACGAAGAGGCGATCAAGCTAGTTGCTAAGGAGCTTAAAAAAACAAGAGCACAAAAAGGCTTACAAAGCGTTTTTGCAGGTAGCTACGGCTGGAAGTCAAGCGGAAACGTGCATAACTCAATAATTTTACTTCATAGATTTATGAACCTTAGTGGCGGCTTTGTTGGCTCGCTAGGCGACTACTCAACAGGCGCTAGCCAGATCATCATGCCTCACGTTGTAGGTAGTATCGAGGTCTATGAGCAGCAAACTAGCTGGCCAGTAGTGCTAGAAAACTCAAAAGTCGTAGTCATCTGGGGCGCAAACCCACTTGCGACACTTCGCATAGCTTGGACAGCGACTGATGAACAAGGCTTTAAATACTTTGAAGAGCTAAAAAACAAAAAAGATATCAAAGTGATCGTGATCGATCCTATCAGATCTGAAACAGCGCAATACTTCGACAAAGCTCAGTGGATCGCTCCAGTGCCAAACACCGACACAGCGATGATGCTAGGCATGATGCACTACCTATATGAAAGCGGCAAATACGATAAAGAATTTATCGAAAACTACACTTATGGCTTTGATAAATTCCTCCCATATCTACTAGGAAAGACAGACAACACTCCTAAAAATTTAGAGTGGGCGAGCAAAATTTGTGGTATCGACAAAGATACCTTAAAAGAGCTAGCTGATACATTTGTAAGCAATCGCACGATGCTAATGAGTGGCTGGGGTATGCAGCGCGCTCACCACGGCGAGCAACCACACTGGGCGATGGTGACACTTGCTGCTATGATCGGTCAGATAGGCATACCAGGTGGGGGATTTGGCTTAAGCTACCACTACTCAAACGGCGGCGCACCAACATGCAAAGGCGCAGTCATCGGCGGCGTAAATAGCGCAAGTGTGGGTAAATTTAACGAAAAAGGCGAGTTTATCGGCACTGATACAGGCGAGTTTGACAAACACGGTCGCTTCGTCGCAAAAGCAGCCGCAGTAGCAGGCACAGGTCAAAGCTGGCTACAAAAAGCAACCAACTACGCTTTCCCAGTAGCTCGTATCGCTGATGCGTTGCTTCACCCTGGCAAAGTGATAGATCACGACGGCAAAAAGATCACCTACCCAGACATCGACTTTATCTACTGGGTCGGCGGCAACCCGCTTGTGCATCACCAAGATACTAATACAAATTTAAAAGCGTGGAGAAAGCCAAGAACGGTTGTCGTTCACGAAGCATACTGGACACCGACAGCAAAGATGGCTGATATCGTCTTTCCAGTCACAACAGAGTATGAGAGAAACGACATCACGATGACAGGGGACTACTCAAACATGAACATCGTGCCGATGAAACAAGTCGTTGAAAAATACCGCGAAGCAAAAGATGACTATCAAATTTTCACTGACCTTTGCAAGGCTTATGCTAAAAATTTAGTCATCGCCTACACAGATAACGGCAAAGACGAGTTTGACTGGATTAAAGAGTACTACGACGCAGCCTACGCTCAAGTAAAAGCGGTCCCTGAGCTTGCAAGCGACATGAAGCCATTTGAAGAGTTTTGGAATGAAAACAAACCAGTCACATTTGCTTCATCTCAAGATAGTGATAGTTGGGTAAGACTTGGCGAATTTAGAGAAGATCCTGTGCTAAACGCTCTTGGAACGCCTAGCGGTCTTATCGAAATTTACTCAGATACGATCGAGAAAATGGGCTATGATGACTGCAAGGCGCATCCAACTTGGTTTGAGCCGATCGAGTGGCTAGGCATGAAAGACAAACCAGCAAAATACCACATGATAAGCGCTCACCCAACTGACCGCTTGCACTCACAGCTAAGCCAAACTTCACTTCGTGACAAATATGCTATCGCTAACCGCGAGCCAGTGTGGATAAACGAAAATGACGCAAAAGAGCTTGGCGTAAAAACAGGCGATTTGGTGTGTGTATTTAACGCACGTGGCGAGGTTTTGGCAGGTGCTTATGTGACTAAAAACATCAAAGAGGGTGTTGCAAAACTAGCTGAGGGCGCTTGGTATGACGGATTTGATAGTGGCATCTGCAAAAATGGCTCTGCAAACGTGCTAACCATAGATATCCCAACAAGTAAGCTAGCAAACGGCAATATCAGCCACACAGCTCTTGTAAATATCAGAAAATATCAAGGCGATGAAGCACCAAAACTTACAGCGTTTTCTGAGCCAAAATTTTCTAAATAA